GAACATGTCTCGTGCTCCCTGCACAGCCTGCCTGTTTCACAACGCCACATCATGCAATCCGCCCGCGCGCCACTTGTCACGCCAGCCACCCGTTCCCTCCATCGCTTTAGCGCCGATGACCATCGCTGCCGCATCGTCGCCGTCCTTTCCCCATTCGAGCTTGCGCATTTTTTCCCGGATGGACTGGGCGAAGCCGCGTCCGCGCATGGATTGCCGGAAATCATCCTGCGCCCCGTGCCTGAAAAAAACACCGAGCCCTGGGCGTGGGGTGAATTTCTGGAACAAGAACGTCCCGATGTCCTCATCGGCGGCTGGGACATGCCCGGGCTGCCCGCTCCGGATGAGGAGGGGCGCGGAGGCTGCCAAGCCATCCCGAAACAACTCTGGCCCGGCTATGTATGTTTCCTCACCGGCACCCTGCGCAAAAAAATCCCCCGCTGCTGGATCGAGCAGGGGCTGCTGGTCTCCAACTGGGGCGATTCCATCAGCCGCACCGTGGCCGAGTCCGCGCTCATGTTGATTCTCGGCGCGCTTCGCTGCGTGGCCGCCAACCAGCACAATCTTCACCAGGACGGCGGCTGGAAACTCCCGCACCGCCCCGAGCAGAGTCTCTTCGGGCGCCGGGTCGGATTTCACGGTTTCGGGCGGGTGGCGCAG
This genomic stretch from Termitidicoccus mucosus harbors:
- a CDS encoding NAD(P)-dependent oxidoreductase, with amino-acid sequence MQSARAPLVTPATRSLHRFSADDHRCRIVAVLSPFELAHFFPDGLGEAASAHGLPEIILRPVPEKNTEPWAWGEFLEQERPDVLIGGWDMPGLPAPDEEGRGGCQAIPKQLWPGYVCFLTGTLRKKIPRCWIEQGLLVSNWGDSISRTVAESALMLILGALRCVAANQHNLHQDGGWKLPHRPEQSLFGRRVGFHGFGRVAQALTRLLQPFGVSLRTFAPGTPESAFFEYDVHTCATIEELFSSSDVLVELAPLNDHTQGIVGRELLELLPEGAVFVNTGRGQVVREAELLEVALARRLRVALDVFETEPLPADSPLRAHPEILLMPHQGGPTLDRCRDAGDFALRQVAAWLRGETPSAIITLPVWDMSS